From the genome of Candidatus Dormiibacterota bacterium:
GCGCTGCTTGCCCTTGGTGTCCTTGCCGAAGCTGACGGTGCCGGTCACCTCGGCGAGGATGCCCGCGTCCTTGGGAGAACGCGCCTCGAACAGCTCCGCCACCCGCGGCAGACCGCCGGTGATGTCGCGCGTCTTCGAGACTTCCTGCGGGATGCGCGCCAGCACTTCGCCGACCTGCACCTGCTGGCCGTCGCGCACCGCGATCACCGCGCCCACCGGAAAGCTGATGTTCACCGCGTGGTCAGTACCGGCGATGCGCACTTCTTCGCCCACCTCGTTGATCAGCTTGACCGAGGGCCGCTGGCCTTTGCTGGCGGCCGTGGTGCGGCGCTTCGCGTCGATGACGACGAGGGTGGAAAGGCCGGTCACGTCGTCGATCTGCTTGGCGACGGTGGAGCCTTCCTCGACGTGCTCGAACTTCACCGTTCCGGCGTACTCGGTAATGATCGGCCGGTGGTGCGGGTCCCAGTTGGCGAGGGTCTTGCCCGCGCGCACGCTGTCGCCGTCGCTGACCTGCAGCGTGGCGCCGTAAGGCACCTTGTGGCGCTCGCGCTCGCGGCCGTTGTCATCCGCAATGATGATCTCGCCCGAGCGCGAGATCACCACCTTGTCGCCCTTGGCATTGCTGACATAGCGCATGGTCGGCGTAAAGCGAACCGTGCCGGAGGACTTGGCCTCGACGTGACTTTGCACCGCGGTGCGCGATGCCGCGCCACCGATGTGGAAGGTGCGCATCGTCAGCTGCGTGCCCGGCTCGCCGATCGACTGCGCGGCGATCACGCCGACCGCCTCGCCCAGCTCGACCGACCGGCCGGTGGCGAGGTTCCGCCCGTAGCACTTGACGCACACGCCCCGGCGCGATTCGCAGGTGAGCACCGATCGGATCTTGACCTTCTCGAGCCCCGCGGCCTGGATCTGACCGGCGACGTCTTCATTGATCTCCTCGTTCCCCCGGATGATCAGGTCGCCGGTGAGAGGATCGTAGACGTCCTCCATCGCCACGCGGCCGATGAGGCGGTCACGCAGCGTCTCGATGACCTCGCCCCCTTCGACGATCGCGGTGACGTAGATCCCCTCGATGGTCTGGCAGTCGTCCTCGGTGATGATCACGTCCTGCGCCACGTCCACCAGGCGCCGGGTGAGGTAGCCCGAGTCGGCCGTCTTGAGGGCCGTGTCGGCCAGCCCCTTGCGGGCCCCGTGCGTGGAGATGAAGTACTGCAGCACGTTGAGCCCCTCGCGGAAGTTGGAGGTGATCGGCGTCTCGATGATCTCGCCCGAGGGCTTCGCCATCAGTCCGCGCATCCCCGCCAGCTGACGCATCTGCTGCTTGGATCCCCTGGCACCCGAGTCGGCCATCATGTAGATCGGGTTGAACTCGCCGCCCGAGTTGTCGATCTCCTGCATCTGCTTGAACATCGCGTCGGAGATCTTCTCGGTCACGTCCGACCAGATGGCGATGACCTTGTTGTACCGCTCCCCGGGCGTGATGGCGCCCTCCTTGTACTCGTTCTCCACGGCGTCCTGCGACCGGCGGGCTTCCTCGACCAGACGCTCCTTGTTGGCCGGGACGACCATGTCGTCGATGCCGATCGACACCCCGGCACGGGTCGCGTAGTAGAAGCCGAGGGTCTTCAGCTCGTCCACCATCTTCACGGTCTTCTCGTTGCCGAAGTGCAGGTAGCAGAACTGCACGAGCTGGCCCAGGCCCTTCTTCTTCAGGAGGCCGTTCACGAACGGCACCCCCTCGGGCAGGTGGTCGTTGAACAGGATCCGGCCGATCGTGGTGGAGATCAGCTGCTTCTCGACGATCTGGATCTCGGTGTGCAGCACGTCCTGGTCGTCGTAGACCGTCGTCAGGTCCATGAGCTCGCCCGAATAGCGCACGCGCACCGCCGTCAGGAGATCGACCTCGCCCAGATCGAGCGCCAGGAGGGCCTCGTCCGCCGACCCGAAGACGCGCCCTTCGCCTTTGGCACCCTGCTTGTGCTTGGTCAGGTAGTACACGCCCAGCACGATGTCCTGCGTCGGCACGACCACCGGCTGGCCGTTCGCGGGCGACAGCAGATTCTGCGTCGAGAGCATCAGGATCTGCGCCTCGATCTGCGCCTTGGGCGACAGCGGAATGTGAACCGCCATCTGGTCACCGTCGAAGTCGGCGTTGAACGCCGTGCAGACGAGCGGGTGGATCTTGATCGCCTTCCCCTCGACGAGGACCGGCTCGAACGCCTGGATCCCGAGACGGTGAAGGGTCGGGGCGCGGTTGAGGAGAACGGGGTGCTCCTGGATGACCTCCTCCAGAAAGTCCCAGACCTTCGGCTTCTGAAGCTCGACCATCTCCTTGGCCGCCTTGATGGTCGAGACCAGCCCCTCCTGCTCGAGCTTGTTGTAGATGAACGGCTTGAACAGCTCGAGCGCCATCTTCTTCGGCAGACCGCACTGGTGGAGCTTCAGCTCGGGCCCGACGACGATGACCGAGCGGCCCGAATAGTCGACGCGCTTCCCCAGGAGGTTCTGGCGGAACCGGCCCTGCTTCCCCTTGAGCGTGTCGGAGAGCGACTTCAGGGGCCGGTTGTTGGTGCCGCGCAGGACGCGACCGCGCCGCCCGTTGTCGAACAGGGCGTCCACGGCCTCTTGAAGCATCCGTTTCTCGTTCCGAATGATGACTTCCGGAGCGCGCAGCTCGAGCAGCTTCTTCAGCCGGTTGTTGCGGTTGATGACGCGCCGGTACAGATCGTTCAGGTCGGACGTCGCGAAGCGACCGCCGTCGAGCGGCACGAGGGGCCGCAGCTCCGGCGGGATGACCGGAATCACGTCGAGGATCATCCACTCCGGCTTGTTCCCCGACTTGCGGAAGGCGTCGACGACCTTGAGCCGCTTGGCGAACTTCAGGCGCTTCTGGGTCGAGGTCTCGGTCTTCATCCTGGCGCGCATTTCGAGCGCGAGCTCCTCGACGCGCACCCGCCGCAGGAGCTCCTTGATCGCCTCGGCGCCCATCTTGGCAATGAACTTGTCGCCGTTCTCCTCGCGCAGCTTCCTGTAGCGCTCTTCCGTGAGGAGCTCCTTCTCCTCGAGGGGGGCGTCGGCGGGATCGACGACGACG
Proteins encoded in this window:
- the rpoC gene encoding DNA-directed RNA polymerase subunit beta', producing MSKSSPFSDKARTINDFESIRISLASPEKIRSWSYGEVTKPETINYRTFKPERDGLFCAKIFGPVTDWECLCGKFKRMKHRGVICDKCGVEVTQSKVRRERMGHIELASPVSHVWFFKGLPSRIGHLLDISLRDLERILYFEAYVVVDPADAPLEEKELLTEERYRKLREENGDKFIAKMGAEAIKELLRRVRVEELALEMRARMKTETSTQKRLKFAKRLKVVDAFRKSGNKPEWMILDVIPVIPPELRPLVPLDGGRFATSDLNDLYRRVINRNNRLKKLLELRAPEVIIRNEKRMLQEAVDALFDNGRRGRVLRGTNNRPLKSLSDTLKGKQGRFRQNLLGKRVDYSGRSVIVVGPELKLHQCGLPKKMALELFKPFIYNKLEQEGLVSTIKAAKEMVELQKPKVWDFLEEVIQEHPVLLNRAPTLHRLGIQAFEPVLVEGKAIKIHPLVCTAFNADFDGDQMAVHIPLSPKAQIEAQILMLSTQNLLSPANGQPVVVPTQDIVLGVYYLTKHKQGAKGEGRVFGSADEALLALDLGEVDLLTAVRVRYSGELMDLTTVYDDQDVLHTEIQIVEKQLISTTIGRILFNDHLPEGVPFVNGLLKKKGLGQLVQFCYLHFGNEKTVKMVDELKTLGFYYATRAGVSIGIDDMVVPANKERLVEEARRSQDAVENEYKEGAITPGERYNKVIAIWSDVTEKISDAMFKQMQEIDNSGGEFNPIYMMADSGARGSKQQMRQLAGMRGLMAKPSGEIIETPITSNFREGLNVLQYFISTHGARKGLADTALKTADSGYLTRRLVDVAQDVIITEDDCQTIEGIYVTAIVEGGEVIETLRDRLIGRVAMEDVYDPLTGDLIIRGNEEINEDVAGQIQAAGLEKVKIRSVLTCESRRGVCVKCYGRNLATGRSVELGEAVGVIAAQSIGEPGTQLTMRTFHIGGAASRTAVQSHVEAKSSGTVRFTPTMRYVSNAKGDKVVISRSGEIIIADDNGRERERHKVPYGATLQVSDGDSVRAGKTLANWDPHHRPIITEYAGTVKFEHVEEGSTVAKQIDDVTGLSTLVVIDAKRRTTAASKGQRPSVKLINEVGEEVRIAGTDHAVNISFPVGAVIAVRDGQQVQVGEVLARIPQEVSKTRDITGGLPRVAELFEARSPKDAGILAEVTGTVSFGKDTKGKQR